The genomic stretch TATGGTAATTTAGATATTTAGATTGTTGATACATTCTGATAAATTATCAAACGTGATTTTACCTAGATATAAATTAGCTAAGTGTCGTGAAAAACTAATTTACTAAGTCCGGAAAAACTGACTGCACGGCAGGATGCACTAAGCGATGATTTTGTACATTTACACCTTTGGCTAATGCTGGGTTAATTTCTAAGGCTTTAGTTCCGAGATTTGCTAACTCGACAACGTATGGTAAGGTACTATTGTTGAGAGCTTGAGTTGCTGTCCAAGGTACTGCCCCTGGCATATTGGGAACGCCATAATGCACTACATCTTCTTCGAGATATATCGGACTGGTGTGGGATGTAGGATGTAAAGTTTCCACGCAACCGCCTTGATCCACGGCAACATCGATAATTACAGAACCAGGACGCATTTGTTTAACTAAGTCACGCTTGACTAAAATCGGTGCCCTACGTCCGGGAATTAAAACTGCACCAATGAGCAAGTCGGCTTCTTGGACTGCGGTTTCAATGTGGGCAGAATTACTGTAGATGAGTTCGACTCTAGAGCCAAATAAAGTTTCTAAGTAAGATAAACGCTCAACATTAACATCTAAAATCTGGACAGCAGCACCCATACCCACAGCAATTTTCGCGGCTTCTGTGCCAACGACACCGCCGCCTAAAATTACTACTTTACCTGGTTTTACGCCGGGAACACCGCCCAAAAGAACACCTCTACCACCTTGCTGACGTTCGAGGAATCTTGCGCCAAATTGTATCGATAAGCGACCGGCAATGATGCTCATGGGAGAGAGCAAAGGTAATTTGTTCGCACCTGGTTGTTCTACAGTTTCGTAGGCGATCGCACATGTGCCACAATCTATTAAATGCTCGGTCAATTTGCGATCGGCTGCTAAATGCAAATAAGTAAACAGTAACTGCCCTTTTTGTAAAAATTTGTACTCTGATGTCAGTGGCTCTTTCACCTTGACAACTAAATCCCGGTTCCAAGCAGCATCCGGTGTAGAAACAATTTCTGCCCCAACGCTTTTATAATCATCATCTGTAAATCCAGCACCAGTACCAGCGTGTGTTTCTACAAAGATGTTGTGACCATTTTCCCGCAACACCCGCACGCTAGAAGGACTCAACCCTACCCGGAACTCTTGATCTTTACTTTCCTTAGGAACGCCAATTTCCATTTACTGCCTCTGATTGATTTTTTGTTTAACTTTAGCCTGCCAGTTTCTAGCTTGCTACTTCCGTATTAGAGATAGCTAATTATTTCTGATCGCTAGTTGTATTATCCTCACCTGTCGTCTTTCCAATTGCCCTTGACTATTGCTCCAGTATTCCTAGAATATATAAAGAATAATTAAAAAATGTAACGCAAGAGCAATAGTGCGGAAATTTTCCCAATTTTTTAGTTGGCATTTAAGCACTACTATGCTGCTGCAAATCCGAAGTTCCGACTTATCAATGTAAAGTTCAGTTTGCTGAAAATACGAGTTCTTTATGATGACACAACCACAACCGACCGTTACGCCCAAATTAGAAGAGCCAAAATTTGGCTTTAATGAATATGCTGAACGCTTGAATGGTCGAGCTGCCATGATTGGTTTCATCTTGATGGTGGCGATTGAATATTTCACCAACCAAGGAGTGCTATCATGGCTCGGTCTAAGATAGAGCTGCTTACGCACAAACACAATTACTTCTGCTTGCTGACTTGTTAAAAGTTGTAAGCGTTCCTTAGTTGAAATTTTAACCAGTTAGTACCAACTGGTTAAAATTGCAACTTAAGTGCGAACTAACTTGCGCCACCAGTCTTTAAGGCTGCTCTACGGCACACCACACGGTTTGAATGTAAGTGTTATCCTAGACTTGCAACTATATGCAAGCATTATATGCAATATCAGTTAATTTCTACACTTCTCTCCCCTACTAAAGATAATTATAATCTCTTAGTGGCTCTAATTAAAAGTGCCTTCTTAGGGTGAGGTCTTCTCAGTAAATTTACGCCTATCCTGTGAACAAAAACCAATCAAGCAAAAGATGAATGCTGTATTACCTCGTTTTTTGAAGTCAGCGTACCGTAGAGAACCCTTAATCACTGGATTGATTACGATGGGCATTGTCGAGGCGCTGATTGGTGGATTTGACGATAGCTGGTCGTTGTTCGCTTTTGGTTTGGGAACTGCTGGTATAACCCTTGCATGGCGCTGGTGGCATATTCAGCAGAGTCGCCCTTTACCAGAAGATCCTGTCGTGCAACATTATTTGCCCTCTCGCTCGTCTAGCTCTGCTTTACCCCTTCTAACCGTTTCTAAGAAAAAACCACCCTTGTAAAAAGTTAGGAGGCGCAAAGGCGCGGAATAAAACTTATAACTCATAATTAAGTAAGTGAGCGGTAAACCGCTCAGGCAGAGGTTTTAAGGGCTGAAGCGCGGAGCTTTCCCGTAGGGTAGCCCTGACTACAAAATTCCGTTTATTTATGCCCATCTACTTAATAACTGAGAAAAATTAATTAACGCGCAAGAATGAAAAAGTGAGGAAAAAGAGTGAGGAGTAAGGGAAAAGGTAGGGGCGGTATTTTCTTTCGACCGTATATTATTTTTGCATTTGTTACAGCTGTTGCCCTTCCTGTTACGTTCTGGGAAGGGTTTGATGTTCGTGCGGCTGATGGTACTGTTGAAGTAGTACCGTCCCAAGCTCCTCAAAGCTTTGCTAATCCACAGTTACTTTATAGTTTTAGCGGACACGCAGGAACGATTAAATCTTTAGCCTTCAGTCCAGATAGCAACGTTCTGGTGAGTGGCGGTGCTGAAAATGAAGGTGTAATTCGCTTGTGGAATACACACAATGGTAAAAGGGTAGGGACTATTCGCAAAGCGCAAAAAACAGCTGTGGAATCTTTGTTGATTTCACCAGATGGTAAAACTTTAGTCAGCTGCGGTAATGACAATACTATCAATCTTTGGAACCTGAAAAGGAATTACTTTACCCGGTCTTTTGTCGGGCATACCAGTAATATATTGTCTTTAGCGGTATCGCCTGATAGTAAGGTTCTTGTTAGTGGTGCTTTAGATGGGATTCGCATGTGGGATTTGTTACAGCAGCGCCCTTTAGCTACTCTGGCACGCTTTGATAATGCGATTTTTACGCTGGCGATAAGTCCTGATGGTCAGATGCTTGCTAGCGGCGATAATAAAGGTGTAATTAAACTGTGGGATTTAAGTACTGGTAAGTTAATCCGTGGATTTACAGCGCATTATAATACAGTCAGCGCGGTAGCTTTTACACCAGACGGGAAAACTTTAGTTAGTGGTAGCCGCGATCGCACAATTAAACTTTGGAATTTGAATACTGGAGAACTCGCGAAAACTCTTACAGGACATGATAACTGGGTGAATGCGATCGCCATTAATCCAGATGGACAAACTCTGGCTAGTGCTGGTAGAGATGGTATTAAAGTGTGGAATTTGACTACAGGCGAGTTAATAAAGACACTTTACGGACATTCAGATTGGGTGAGTGCGATCGCTTTTAGTCCTGATGGTAAAATGCTGGCTAGCGGTGGTTTTGATAAAAAGGTCAAGCTTTGGCGAAGTCAGTAAATTAAAGTAAACAGCCACCAAAACTTTCGCTGATATTTATTGTGTACTTTGAAAGCTAAAGTAATCCTGGAGCAAGTTAAATTCTGGCGGGTGCGAGACTTGGATAATCTGGAACTTCTTCGGGTTATGCATATGAACGATTCGTCCGCACGGCATATTCATGAAACCTTTGCTATTGGCATTGTTGAGCAGGGAAAGACATTTTTTAATTATAGGAATGAGGCTCATTTTGCTTACTTTGGTAGCGTGGTAGTGATTAATCCTGGAGATGTTCACGCAAATGGTTCATTGCTGCAAGAAAGCTGTACTTATCGCATGATGTACCCCAGTAATGCTTTGCTACAACAGGCAATGTGCAAAATGACAGGTGAGGGACAAAAGATTCCCTTATTCTCAAATCCGATTATTCAGGACAATCTACTTGCTCAAAAGATTTACAAGTTTCATCAGGATTTGGAAACGCCACCCCATCTTTTGGAGTCAGAAGCAATCCTTATAGAAATTCTTACCCAGCTTTTTGGGCGATATGCTGATGAAAAAATGGCGTTCAATCTCATTGGTAAAGAAAATCGTGCTGTTGGGCAAATTAAGGATTACTTACAGGCAAACTACACAGCAAACGTGTCATTGAAGCAGCTTTCTCAAATCACGCACCTTAGTCCATTTCATCTCACTCGAGTGTTTTGCCGAGA from Tolypothrix sp. NIES-4075 encodes the following:
- the ald gene encoding alanine dehydrogenase, whose product is MEIGVPKESKDQEFRVGLSPSSVRVLRENGHNIFVETHAGTGAGFTDDDYKSVGAEIVSTPDAAWNRDLVVKVKEPLTSEYKFLQKGQLLFTYLHLAADRKLTEHLIDCGTCAIAYETVEQPGANKLPLLSPMSIIAGRLSIQFGARFLERQQGGRGVLLGGVPGVKPGKVVILGGGVVGTEAAKIAVGMGAAVQILDVNVERLSYLETLFGSRVELIYSNSAHIETAVQEADLLIGAVLIPGRRAPILVKRDLVKQMRPGSVIIDVAVDQGGCVETLHPTSHTSPIYLEEDVVHYGVPNMPGAVPWTATQALNNSTLPYVVELANLGTKALEINPALAKGVNVQNHRLVHPAVQSVFPDLVN
- a CDS encoding chlorophyll a/b-binding protein codes for the protein MTQPQPTVTPKLEEPKFGFNEYAERLNGRAAMIGFILMVAIEYFTNQGVLSWLGLR
- a CDS encoding WD40 repeat domain-containing protein, producing the protein MRSKGKGRGGIFFRPYIIFAFVTAVALPVTFWEGFDVRAADGTVEVVPSQAPQSFANPQLLYSFSGHAGTIKSLAFSPDSNVLVSGGAENEGVIRLWNTHNGKRVGTIRKAQKTAVESLLISPDGKTLVSCGNDNTINLWNLKRNYFTRSFVGHTSNILSLAVSPDSKVLVSGALDGIRMWDLLQQRPLATLARFDNAIFTLAISPDGQMLASGDNKGVIKLWDLSTGKLIRGFTAHYNTVSAVAFTPDGKTLVSGSRDRTIKLWNLNTGELAKTLTGHDNWVNAIAINPDGQTLASAGRDGIKVWNLTTGELIKTLYGHSDWVSAIAFSPDGKMLASGGFDKKVKLWRSQ
- a CDS encoding AraC family transcriptional regulator; this encodes MRDLDNLELLRVMHMNDSSARHIHETFAIGIVEQGKTFFNYRNEAHFAYFGSVVVINPGDVHANGSLLQESCTYRMMYPSNALLQQAMCKMTGEGQKIPLFSNPIIQDNLLAQKIYKFHQDLETPPHLLESEAILIEILTQLFGRYADEKMAFNLIGKENRAVGQIKDYLQANYTANVSLKQLSQITHLSPFHLTRVFCREVGLPPHAYLTQLRVVQAKKLLSQNWEISQVAVETGFTHQSHLNRHFKRIMGVTPRQYKLMSKNVQD